Proteins encoded together in one Kitasatospora albolonga window:
- a CDS encoding glucose-1-phosphate thymidylyltransferase — translation MKALILAGGLGSRLRPFSHSMPKQLIPIANKPVLVHVIESLRELGATEVGVVVGDRGGKIAEALGTGAQFGVRLTYIPQEEPRGLAHGVAIARDFLGDDDFVMYLGDNMLTDGVQDIARDFLARRPAAQIVVHKVADPSEFGVAELDAEGRVLRLVEKPLEPCSDLAVTGVYFFTAAIHAAVAAIRPSARGELEITDAIQWLVERGADVQGRIYEGFWRDTGRVEDVLECNSELLKDLTSSVRGEVDAASELIGAVVIEPGARIIRSRLVGPVIVGAGSVVEDSSVGPSTTIGQDCELRSSVIEHSLVLEGAQVAGVGAVRGSVIGRQATVTSGLVPGWHRLLVGDHASVEVAA, via the coding sequence ATGAAAGCACTGATCCTGGCCGGGGGACTGGGCAGCAGGCTCCGCCCCTTCAGCCACTCGATGCCCAAGCAGCTGATTCCGATCGCGAACAAGCCGGTGCTGGTCCACGTCATCGAGTCCCTGCGCGAGCTGGGGGCCACCGAGGTCGGCGTCGTCGTCGGCGACCGGGGCGGAAAGATCGCCGAGGCGCTCGGCACGGGCGCCCAGTTCGGGGTGCGCCTCACCTACATCCCGCAGGAGGAGCCGCGCGGCCTCGCCCACGGCGTCGCCATCGCCCGGGACTTCCTCGGCGACGACGACTTCGTGATGTACCTCGGCGACAACATGCTCACCGACGGCGTCCAGGACATCGCCCGGGACTTCCTCGCCCGGCGGCCCGCCGCCCAGATCGTGGTCCACAAGGTCGCCGACCCCAGCGAGTTCGGCGTCGCCGAACTCGACGCCGAGGGCCGGGTGCTGCGGCTCGTGGAGAAGCCGCTCGAACCGTGCAGCGACCTCGCGGTGACCGGCGTGTACTTCTTCACCGCGGCCATCCACGCCGCCGTCGCCGCGATCCGGCCCAGCGCCCGCGGCGAGCTGGAGATCACCGACGCCATCCAGTGGCTCGTCGAGCGGGGCGCGGACGTCCAGGGCCGGATCTACGAGGGCTTCTGGCGCGACACCGGCCGGGTCGAGGACGTCCTGGAGTGCAACAGCGAACTCCTCAAGGACCTCACGTCCTCCGTCCGGGGCGAGGTCGACGCCGCCAGCGAGCTGATCGGCGCGGTCGTCATCGAACCGGGCGCCCGGATCATCCGCTCCCGGCTGGTGGGCCCGGTGATCGTGGGCGCCGGATCGGTGGTCGAGGACAGCAGCGTCGGCCCGTCCACGACCATCGGTCAGGACTGCGAGCTGCGCTCCTCGGTGATCGAGCACAGCCTCGTCCTGGAGGGGGCGCAGGTGGCCGGGGTCGGCGCGGTGCGCGGATCGGTCATCGGCCGGCAGGCCACGGTCACCTCGGGACTGGTCCCCGGCTGGCACCGGCTCCTGGTGGGGGACCACGCGAGTGTCGAGGTGGCGGCATGA
- a CDS encoding dTDP-glucose 4,6-dehydratase — translation MRICVTGGAGFIGSHYVRTLLAGGYPGFEQARVTVLDRLTYAGDRANLPPADPRLTFVRGDVCDRNLLLDLLPGHDAVVHFAAESHVDRSLADASEFVRTNVLGTQTLLDACAAARVERVVHISTDEVYGSIEQGSWDEERPLLPNSPYAASKAAADLLARAAWRSHGLDLSVTRCSNNYGPYQHVEKLIPLFVTRLLQGLPVGLYGDGSNVREWLHVDDHCRAVQSVLTRGRPGEVYNIGRGNERTNRALAERLVELCGADPALVRTVPDRKAHDLRYALDDGKIRDELGYAPRVPFERGLADTVAWYRDHPHRWRPAAPATGAVRVPAMSTGTPGLPEPVPGR, via the coding sequence ATGAGGATCTGCGTCACCGGCGGCGCGGGCTTCATCGGCTCGCACTACGTCCGTACGCTCCTCGCGGGCGGCTACCCGGGCTTCGAGCAGGCCCGGGTGACCGTCCTGGACCGGCTCACCTACGCGGGCGACCGGGCCAACCTGCCGCCCGCGGACCCCCGGCTCACCTTCGTACGGGGAGATGTCTGCGACCGGAACCTGCTGCTGGACCTGCTGCCCGGGCACGACGCGGTCGTCCACTTCGCCGCCGAGTCCCACGTCGACCGGTCGCTGGCCGACGCCTCCGAGTTCGTCCGGACCAACGTCCTGGGCACCCAGACGCTCCTGGACGCCTGCGCCGCGGCCCGGGTGGAGCGCGTGGTGCACATCTCCACCGACGAGGTCTACGGCTCCATCGAGCAGGGCTCCTGGGACGAGGAACGGCCCCTGCTGCCCAACTCGCCGTACGCGGCCTCCAAGGCGGCGGCCGACCTGCTGGCCCGCGCCGCCTGGCGCAGCCACGGCCTCGACCTGTCCGTCACCCGCTGTTCCAACAACTACGGCCCCTACCAGCACGTCGAGAAGCTCATCCCGCTCTTCGTCACCCGGCTGCTCCAGGGGCTCCCCGTCGGTCTGTACGGCGACGGGAGCAACGTCCGCGAATGGCTGCACGTGGACGACCACTGCCGGGCCGTGCAGAGCGTCCTCACCCGGGGCCGCCCCGGCGAGGTCTACAACATCGGCCGGGGCAACGAGCGCACCAACCGCGCTCTGGCCGAACGGCTGGTCGAGCTGTGCGGCGCCGACCCGGCGCTCGTCCGCACGGTCCCCGACCGCAAGGCGCACGACCTGCGGTACGCCCTGGACGACGGCAAGATCCGCGACGAGCTCGGCTACGCGCCCCGCGTGCCGTTCGAGCGGGGGCTCGCCGACACCGTCGCCTGGTACCGGGACCACCCCCACCGGTGGCGGCCCGCCGCCCCCGCGACCGGGGCCGTACGGGTCCCCGCGATGTCGACCGGGACTCCAGGACTGCCCGAGCCCGTCCCCGGACGGTGA